One stretch of Candidatus Baltobacteraceae bacterium DNA includes these proteins:
- a CDS encoding Crp/Fnr family transcriptional regulator → MKTFRSALRRTDAASGETLYAPQKTIREVYFPLNSIVSVVSEMSDGKVSEVGIIGREGTTGLPVALGQSSANHRYVVQVPDSALVMSTKTFRTAVEKQPDFGAYLLRYAQATIVAVSQSGACNRLHPVNQRCARWLLMAHDRVDGDVISLTHHFLSQMLGVRRAGVTVAASALQKGGSISYMRGRIAVKDRERLESGACECYAVVEREWKKIMGYTGSKTSERGLRR, encoded by the coding sequence TTGAAAACGTTTCGGTCTGCGTTGCGTCGCACCGACGCTGCGTCGGGCGAAACGCTTTACGCTCCGCAGAAAACGATTCGCGAAGTCTATTTCCCCCTTAATAGCATCGTCTCGGTCGTCTCGGAAATGTCCGACGGCAAAGTCTCCGAGGTCGGAATCATCGGCCGTGAGGGGACGACGGGACTTCCTGTAGCGCTCGGGCAGTCGAGCGCGAATCATCGCTACGTCGTACAGGTTCCGGATTCTGCGCTGGTCATGTCCACCAAAACGTTCCGGACCGCCGTCGAGAAACAGCCGGATTTCGGCGCGTATCTCTTGCGATATGCGCAAGCAACGATCGTCGCTGTTTCGCAATCCGGTGCGTGCAATCGACTCCATCCGGTGAACCAGCGCTGCGCACGATGGCTGCTGATGGCACATGACCGCGTTGACGGTGATGTCATTTCACTGACGCATCACTTCTTGAGTCAGATGCTCGGTGTTCGGCGCGCCGGAGTAACCGTTGCCGCTTCCGCCTTACAGAAAGGCGGTTCGATCTCGTATATGCGTGGGCGTATTGCGGTCAAGGATCGCGAGCGCTTGGAATCAGGAGCCTGTGAGTGCTATGCCGTGGTCGAGCGAGAATGGAAAAAGATAATGGGATATACCGGCAGCAAGACGAGCGAGCGCGGCCTTCGGCGCTAA